GCCCGCGCCAAGGGCAGGGTGTTCGCCCGAGGCACCATCCGCGTGGTCAACACCGCGGACGCCTGGTCCGTCCGCCTGGCCGAGGAGGACGGCGACCCGCACACCCCCGTGGTGGGGCTGCGCCTGGACACGCCCCGCACCGGTGAGCTCGGTGTGGTCGAGGACCTACTGGTGGACCGTGCCTTCGTTGCCGAACCGCACAGCAGCGCCGAGGAACTGGCGACCCTGGGCGACGTGCGCCCGGCCGCCCCGCACAACGTCGCCAACGCCCTGGCCGCCGCCGCCCTGGCCCGCTCGGTGGGGGTCGCCCCGGCCTCGATCAAGGCCGGTCTGGCCGCCTTCGTGCCCGAACCCCACCGCATCGCGCACGTGGCCTCGGTCGCGGGCGTGGACTACGTGGACGACTCCAAGGCCACGAACCCGCACGCCGCCGCGGCCTCCCTGAACTCCTACGCCTCCGTGGTGTGGATCGCGGGCGGTCTGCTCAAGGGCGCCGAGGTCGACGACCTGGTCTCCGGTGCCGCGAGCCGCCTGCGCGCGGCGGTGCTGATCGGCGCCGACCGCGAGCGCATCCGCGAGGCCCTGGCCAAGCACGCCCCCCACGTCCCGGTGGTGGAGGTGGAGGGCCCCGAGCCCGGCGCCCCGGCCGGGCACACGGTGATGGACGCCGTCCTCGCCCGGGCCGCCGCCCTGGCCGAGGAGGGCGACACCGTGCTGCTGGCCCCGGCCGCCGCCTCCATGGACATGTTCACCAACTACCCGGAGCGCGGCCGCTTCTTCGCCGAAGCCGTGCACCGGCTGCGTTAGGCGACGGCCCGCCGACTGCCGCGGGTAACCGAAGGCCACCCCTGCGTCACCACTGGCGCGCGGGTGGCCTTCGGTGTGTCGTGTAGCACCCCCGCACCCGGCCAAAGATGGCCAACACGCGGAAAATGTCCACGGTTCCGAACCCGCCGGTACGCAAGGATTGAGGCGCGAATCGGGCGGAGGATGTGGATGGCGACGACAACGGTGCCCGGGGTGTCCCGTTCCAGGGCGCGCACGGCGACCGGCGGGCGCGAACGGGCGCTCTGGCGTGAGTGGGCCCGGTCCCTGGACCGCCCCCTCACCTCCTACTACCTGATCCTCAGTACCGGGGTCATGCTCATCGCCCTGGGACTGGTGATGGTGCTGTCCTCGACGATGGTCAACTCCATCACCGAGACCGGCTCCGCCTTCTCCGTGTTCCAGCGCCAGCTGGTGTCGGCGATGATCGGCCTGCCGCTGATGGTGATCGCCTCCCAGCTGCCGCTGTGGGTCTTCCGCATGGTCGGCTACCCGGCGATGATCCTGTCCGTGGCGCTGCTGTTGCTCACCGCCTTTCAGGGCACCGAGGTCAACGGCGCGATCCGCTGGCTGGAGATCGGCGGCCTGCTCATCCAGCCCTCCGAGCCGGCCAAGATCGCCTTCGCCCTGTGGGGTGCCAACACCCTGGCCCGCAAGGAGGAGCTCAAGGAGCTGACCGAGTGGCGGCACCTGCTCATCCCGCTGCTGCCCGGCTGCGGTCTGCTCGTGCTGCTCGTCCTGCTCGGCTCGGACCTGTCCACCACACTGGTCCTGCTGCTCGTGTTCCTGGGCCTGCTGTGGGTCGTGGGCGCCCCCGGGCGGCTCTTCCTGGGCATGTTCGGACTCGTCCTCGGCCTCGCCGGGATCGTCATCGCCATCGAACCCTTCCGGATGACCCGCATCACGGCGTTCCTCGACCCCGGCGCGGATCCGACCGGCTCCGGCTTCCAGTCCCTGCACGGCCTCTACGCCCTGGGCACCGGCGGTATCTTCGGGGTCGGCATCGGCGCCAGCCGGGAGAAGTGGGGGTTCCTCCCCTTCGCCGAGTCCGACTTCATCTTCGCCATCATCGGCGAGGAGTTCGGTCTCATCGGCACCCTCCTGGTGCTCGGACTGTTCGGCATGCTCGGCTACGCCGGGCTGCGCGTGGCCTACCGCGTCAAGGACTCCTTCTCGCGGCTGGCCGCCTTCGCCATCGTGACCTGGATCCTCGGCCAGGCCATGATCAACATCGCCGCCGTCATCGGCCTGGTCCCGGTCACCGGCATCCCGCTCCCGCTGGTCTCCTACGGTGGTTCGGCGCTCATCCCCACGATGATCGCGCTCGGAGTGCTGCTCGCCATCGCCCGCCAGGAGCCCCAGGCACAGAAGGCCCTGGCGGCCCGGGGTCCCAGTTGGGTCCAAAGGGCTCTAAGCTGGCTTGGCCTGGAGAACATCGTCGCTTCCGTCCAGAATCGGAACGGCTCGGCGTCCTCCAAGCGCACCACCGCGCCGCGTGCCCCGCGCAAGTCGCAGGAGCGCGGCAGCAAGGCTGGTGCCAAGACCACGGCCAAGAACAACAGCGGACCGGTCCCGGCTGGTGACCGGCCAAGGAGGAATCGGCGACGATGAGGGTAGCCCTAGCCGGAGGCGGCACGGCCGGGCATATCGAGCCCGCACTCTCCCTTGCGGACGCGCTCCGGCGCATCGAACCCAACACGGAGATCCTCTGCCTGGGCACCGAGCGGGGTCTGGAGACCCGGCTGGTGCCCATGCGCGGCTACGAACTCGGTCTGATCCCGGCGGTTCCCCTGCCGCGTCGGCTCACCCCGCAGCTGCTCACGGTCCCCGGCAAGCTCGCGGGCGCGCTCAGCGCCGCGGGTGAGCAGCTGGACAAACTCCAGGCCGACGTCATCGTGGGCTTCGGCGGTTACGTGGCCACCCCCGGCTACCTGGCGGCCCGGCGCCGCAAACTCCCCATCGTGGTGCACGAGGCCAACCCCCTCCCGGGCCTGGCCAACCGGCTCGGCGCGCGGCTGACCCCGCACGTGTTCACCGGGCACCCGCACACCCAGATCCGCAACGGCCGCTTCATCGGCATCCCGCTGCGCCAGCAGATCACCTCGCTGGACCGGCTGGCCATGGGCGACAAGGCCCGCGCCTACTTCGGGCTGCGCCCGGACCTGCCCACCCTGCTGATCTTCGGCGGCTCCCAGGGCGCCCAGCGCATCAACGAGACCGCCTTCAACGCCGCCGCGGCCTTCCGCCAGGCGGGCGTGCAGGTCCTGCACGTGGTCGGCCCCAAGAACGCCGACGAACCCCAGGACTTCACCCAGGACGGCATCCCCTACGTCGCCGTCCCCTACGTGGACCGCATGGACATGGCCTACGCCGCCGCCGACGTGGCGATGTGCCGCTCCGGTGCGATGACCTGCGCCGAACTCACGGCCGTGGGCCTGCCCGGCGCGTTCGTTCCACTGGCCATCGGCAACGGTGAGCAGGCCCTCAACGCCCAGCCCATCGTCCAGGCGGGCGGCGGCCTGATGGTCGACAACGCCGACGTCTCGGTCGAGTGGATCGCCAACCAGCTCATCCCGCTGCTCACCGACACCGACCGCGTCGTGGCCATGTCCGAGGCGGCCGCCCGGATGGGCCGACGCGAAGCCGACACCGAACTCGCCCGCGAGGTCCTGGCGATCGCCCGCGGCGACAAACCCACCCCCGAACTGCCGTTGCCCGAGGACGGCGACGACGAAGCCTTCTACGACGACGGGAAAGACACACGATGAGCCTGGTCAAGCCGACCGACCCGGTCCCCGTCGACGAGCTCGGCCGTACCCACTTCATCGGCCTGGGCGGAGCCGGGATGTCCGGCATCGCCCGTGTGCTGCTGCAGTCCGGGGTCGAGGTCTCGGGCAGCGACGCACGCGACAGCGACACCCTGCGCGAGCTCGAGCAGATGGGCGCGCAGGTCTTCGTCGGCCACGCCGCCGAGAACCTGGGCAAGGCCGACACCCTCGTGGTCTCCTCCGCGATCCGCGAGAACAACCCCGAGCTCGCCGAGGCCCGCGCCCGCGGCATCCGTATCCTGCCCCGCGCCGCCGCCCTGGGCGCCCTCCTGCTGGGCCGCGAGGGCATCGCGGTCTCCGGCACCCACGGTAAGACCACCACGACCTCCATGGTCACCGTGGTCCTGCAGCACCTGGGCGTCGACCCCGGCTACGTGATCGGCGGCAAGCTGGTCACCACCGGCCTGGGTGCCGACGCCGGGGTCGGCGAGGCCATCGCGGTGGAGGCCGACGAGAGCGACGGGTCCTTCCTGATGCTCTCGCCCAAGATCGCCGTGGTCACCAACGTCGAGGCCGACCACCTGGACAACTACAGCGGCATCGACGAGATCCACGCCAACTTCGCGAACTTCGTCGACCGGGTCGAGCGCACCCTGATCGTCGGGATCGACGACCCGGGCGCTCGCACTGTCGCCGAGCTGGCTCGTGAACGCGGCAAGAAGGTGCTCACCTACGGGGAAGCCGCCGACGCCGACTACCGGATCACCCGGATCCGCCCCCGCGGCTTCACCACCGAGTTCACCCTCACCCCCGCCGAAGGCGACCCGATCGACGGCACCCTGGCCGTCCCCGGGCTGCACAACGTGCAGAACGCCGCCGCCGCGGTCGCCGTCGCCGACGAGCTCGGCCACGACCTGGAGGTCGCGGTCGAGGGCATCGCCGACTTCGCCGGAGCCGCCCGCCGCTTCGAGCTCAAGGGCGAGGGCAACGGCGTGGGCGTCTACGACAGCTACGCCCACCACCCCACCGAGATCGACGCCGACCTGCGCGCCACCCGCGCCGCTCTGCGCTCCTTCGCCGAGGACGCGAAGGAGAACGGGGAGGAGATCCCCGAGGGCCGGGTCGTCGCGCTGTTCCAGCCGCACCTGTACAGCCGGACCCGGATCTTCGCCGAGGAGTTCGCCACCGCCCTGAGCCTGGCCGACGAGGTCGTGGTGATGGAGATCTACGCGGCCCGTGAGGACCCCGAGCCCGGGGTCACCGGCGAGATCATCACCTCGAAGGTCTCCCACGACGGTGTCCGGTACGTGCCGGGCCACCAGGAGTCCGTGCGCGTGGTGGCCGAGCTGGCCCGCCCCGGGGACATCGTCCTCACCATGGGCGCCGGTGACGTCACCGAGCTGGGGCCGCTGATCGTGGAGGAGCTGGCGCGGGTCGCCGAGGGTACCGAAACCAGCTAGAGGCCAGTTAGAGGAGCACGCACACGTGGGCGCTGACCGGGACGGGGCGAAGGCCCAGGCCACGAAGAAGGCGCAGGCCACGACAGGGGACAGCACGGGGTCGGATCCCTGGAAGGTCGCCTTCGCGGTACTGCTCGTCGTCTCCCTGGTCTGCGTGGTCACGTGGGTGCTGCTCGGCTCGCGCCTGCTCGTGGTGCGCGAGGTCGCCGTCAGCGGTCTGGACCGGGTGTCGCAGGAGGAGGTCGTCGCTGCCGTGGCGGTGGACACGGGGACCCCGTTGATCCGGGTGGACCTGGACCAGGGCCGCGACCGCGCCGAGAGCCTGGACCTGGTCGAGTCCGCGACGGTGACCCGCGGCTGGCCCGCCACCCTCAGGGTGGAGGTCGTCGAGCGGCGTCCCCTGCTCGCCATCCGGGTGGGGGAGGATTACCGGCTGGTCGACGGCGACGGCGTGCGGATCGAGGACTCGGCGAGCCGTCCCGGAACCCACCCGCTGGTCCGGGTCACCGGGGAGATCGAGGGCAACGAGGCGGTTCGGGCCGCCGCGGACATCGTGGAGCAGGCCCCGGACTCCCTCATCGCCCAGATACAGCTCATCGACGCCACCGACACCGATCAGATCACCGTCGAGCTCGGCGACGGCTCACTGGTGGAGTGGGGTGACGCGCACGGCACCTCCGGCAAGAGCGACGTCCTGCGCGTCCTGATGCGCGAGCACCCGCCCCAGGAGGGGCGGGTCTACGACGTCGGAACCCCCGACCTGGCGATCGTCAGGTGAAGCGCGCGCCAAGGAACGCACAGGAGACGGAAGATCCCGGGCAAGGCCCCCTTAGGGGTGTATTAGGGACGCGTCGAGAGCGCTGGCGCGTTCGGAGCTCCCCGCGCGGATCGTCCCGCCAGGACATTCCAGACGCGACGCGCCGAGTGCGCACTTCGCTTCCTTGCGTTATACGCCGTTAGGCTGAGGCCAACATCGGTTGCCCGTACCCGGCGGTCCGCTTACTGTCGGGAAGCACAACCAACGTCAAGAACGTAGCAAAACACGCTTTCAGGGGTACACAGGAACCGTCTCACCCCGCTCCGACAGAGCGGACCGCGGTCCGGCCCACGGGTCGGCCCGGCGAGGGGAAGAGCGGTACCGGTGGCCCCGGGTTCCCCCACTGACAGCCGCCCGACCGGGTGGCCGTTCGGGGGCAACCGAAACGCACACTGAAGAACCGGATGCCGGACCGCCGGCGCACCTGCTGGTCACAGCCAGCACACGCGTAGACGGAACGGCGTATGCGAGCGGAAAGGCCCCTCGTCGTGGCAGCACCGCAGAACTACCTCGCGGTCATCAAAGTCGTCGGCATCGGCGGCGGCGGTGTCAACGCCGTCAACCGAATGATCGAAGAGGGGCTCAAAGGCGTCGAGTTCATCGCGATCAATACCGACGCCCAAGCGCTGCTGATGAGCGACGCGGACGTCAAGCTCGACGTCGGCCGTGAGCTCACCCGTGGCCTTGGCGCAGGCGCCAACCCCGATGTCGGCCGTAAGGCCGCCGAAGACCACCGCGAGGAGATCGAGGAGGTCCTCAAGGGGGCCGACATGGTCTTCGTCACGGCGGGCGAGGGCGGCGGGACCGGCACCGGTGGAGCCCCGGTCGTCGCCAACATCGCCCGCTCCCTCGGAGCGCTCACCATCGGTGTGGTCACCCGCCCCTTCGGTTTCGAGGGCAAGCGGCGGGCGACCCAGGCCGAGTCGGGGATAGCGATGCTCCGCGAGGAGGTCGACACCCTCATCGTCATCCCCAACGACCGCCTGCTGTCCATCTCTGACCGCCAGGTCAGTGTGCTGGACGCCTTCAAGGCGGCCGACCAGGTCCTGCTCTCCGGTGTCCAGGGCATCACCGACCTGATCACCACGCCGGGCCTGATCAACCTGGACTTCGCCGACGTCAAGTCGGTCATGTCGGGGGCCGGATCGGCGCTGATGGGAATCGGATCGGCTCGAGGGGACGACAGGGCCGTGGCAGCGGCCGAACTGGCGATCTCCTCACCACTGCTCGAAGCCAGCATCGACGGGGCACACGGTGTGCTGCTGTCCATCCAGGGCGGCTCCGACCTCGGACTCTTCGAGATCAACGAGGCGGCACAGCTGGTCGCCAACTCCGCGGCGCCCGAGGCCAACATCATCTTCGGTGCCGTCATCGACGACGCCCTGGGTGACGAGGTTCGGGTCACCGTGATCGCGGCGGGCTTCGACGAACCGGAGGTCACCGGAGCCGTGGTGCGGGAGCACCAGCCGGTGGACCCTCCTGAGGCCGTCGCCCCCACGGCAGGCATCACGTCCGGCAGGGAGGGTTCGTCGGCCAAGGCGACGCCGTCCGCCGCTGACGCGAGCGGGGCGCCGGCCACCAGCATGCCGTGGATCGCTCCGTCGCGCCCGGCCCAGCCCGCCCAGGAAGCTCCCGCCATGCCGCCGGTGCAGCCCGCGGTGACGCAGGAGCCGGTCCGGCCCGAGCCCGTCCAGCCGGAACCGGTGCGTTCGGAGTTCGAGCCGACCCAGCCCCATGCCGAGCAGGCCCAGGGCAACGGTTACCCGGTCTCCCACAGCGAGTCCGAGCCGGTCGCCCCGGAGTCCCAGCAGGTCGCTCCGGCCGAGGAGCAGCAGGCCCCGGCCGCCGAGCCGGAAGCCCAGCCGAGCCACATCCACGCGGTCTCGGACGCCTCGGAGCGCCGTGGCGAGGTGCCCACGCCCCGTCGCCGGGTCATTTTCGACGACCCCGACGACCTGGACGTGCCGGAGTTCCTCAAGTAGCCCCTCACCACCCCGGTACCATCGACGTGTCAGCGGCCCCGACCCTTGCGGCGGGGCCGTCGCCGCCCCACGGGAGAGCCAGCGGAGCAGCCGCCAGGTCTCCCTCGGGGCAGAGGGAAGGGCCGCGTCGCGCCGATGGGCAACTTGATCGACCTGGGGCACGGTGTCCGTGCAGCCGTCACCGAACGCAAGGGCGGTGTGAGCCAGCCTCCGTTCGACTCGCTCAACATCGGACTGGGGTCCGGTGACAGCCGCGAGGCGGTCATGGCCAACCGCGCACGCGCGGCCCAGGAACTGGGTTTCGACGTCGACAGCGTCGTGTGGATGAACCAGGTGCACAGCGCCGACGTGCTCGTGGCCACCGAACCCGGCGGGGTCGGCACCTGCGACGGAGTGGTCACCACCCGGCCGGACCTGGTCCTGGCCTCGATGGCCGCCGACTGCCTGCCCGTGCTCGCCGCCGACACCGAAGCCGGTGTGCTGGGGGCGGCCCACTCCGGGCGCCTGGGCACCGCGAACGGGGTGGCGGTCAACCTGGTGCGGACGATGGTCGACCAGGGCGCGCGTGTGGATCACATCACCGTCTTCCTCGGCCCGGCGATCTGCGGCGGCTGCTACGAGGTCCCGCCCGAGCTCCAGGCCGAGACGGCCCAACACACCCCCGAGGCGGCTGCCACCACCCGCCGGGGCACCCCCGGCGTGGACATGGTCGCCGCCGTCACCGCCCAGTTGCGCCGTGCGGGGGTCGCCGACATCACCGCCGACGGCCGCTGCACCCTGGAGACCCCCGAGCTCTTCTCCCACCGCGGAGGAGCGCCCACCGGCAGGTTCGCCTCCTTCCTCTGGCGCGTCTGACCTTCGGAGCATCCGGGTCACCCGGGCCTTCCCCTGGCACCCCGGGCTCCGTACACCTCCGGGGCCACTTTCGGCCACGGCCACCCCAGGACACACCACCGAAGCCGACAGCAGTCAGTAGGGAAAAGGAACACCCGTGTCACACACCGACCCCGCGCGCACTGAACAGATCCGCGCCAACCTCACGGCCGCGCGGGCCAGGATCGGGTCGGCCTGCCACAAGGCCGACCGCGACCCCTCGGAGGTGTCGCTGATCGGCGTGACCAAGACCTATCCCGCCAGTGACGTGCGTATTCTCGCTTCCCTCGGGGTCACCGACGTCGGCGAGAACCGCGACCAGGAAGCGGCCCCCAAGGCCGCCGAGACCGCCGACCTGGGCCTGACCTGGCACTTCGTGGGTCAGCTACAGAGCAACAAGGCCCGATCGGTGGCCTCCTACGCCGACGTCGTGCACTCGGTGGACCGGGCCAAGCTGGCCCGGGCGCTGGGGGACCGTGCGGCCGCCGCCGAGCGGCGTCTGACCTGTCTGGTACAGGTGAACCTGGACACCGACTCTCGGTCGGGGGTCATCGGTCCGCGCGGCGGCGTGGACCCGGCCGACGCGCCCGCGCTCGCCGCACGCATCGCCGAGCACGAGGCGCTCGCCCTCGGCGGGGTGATGGCGGTAGCTCCGCTGGGCGGCGATCCGGACGAAGCCTTCGCCCGTCTGTACGAGGTGGCGGGGCGGATTCGGGATCGCTACCCTCAGGCGACAGTGATCTCCGCCGGGATGAGCGGGGACCTCGAAGCCGCGATCGGGCGAGGCGCGACACACCTGCGACTCGGTACGGCGTTGCTCGGCTCCCGGGGACCGATCGTGGGGTAATGTCCCCACATAGACCTTGGGGCCTGTCTGTGGCGTTCGCCCGAATGAGCGGACACCCCGCGCACGCGGGGCACAGGGGCCGAAGACGGAGGAGTCGGCTGCGGTGAAGGCCGCGGGGACGACGGAGGACATGAGATGGCCGGCGCGATGCGCAAGATGGCGGTCTACCTCGGCCTCGTGGAGGACGACCGTTACGATCACCGCTATGCGGACGAATATGATGAGTTCGACGATTTCGACGAGGTCGTGGACGAGCAGCGTGACCGCGGCGCTGACACCCCACGAGGCGAGGAAGCACGAGGCGACGCTGTGACGGACACCGGCGACTACCTGGGAACGGGTGAGCGACGCGGTGGTACGACCACGACTGCCTCAACCGCCGACCTTGCTCGGATCACCACGCTCCACCCACGCACCTACAACGAGGCGCGTACGATCGGAGAACACTTCCGGGAAGGTACACCGGTGATCATGAACCTGACCGAGATGGTCGACAGCGACGCCAAGCGTCTGGTCGACTTCGCGGCTGGCCTGATCTTCGGTCTCCATGGCAGTATCGAACGCGTAACCAACAAGGTGTTCCTGCTGTCCCCGGCCAACGTCGAGGTGACCGCCGAAGACAAGGCGCGGATCGCCGAGCGAGGGTTCTTCAATCAGAGCTAGACCATCACATTTGTCCAGAGATTGGGTCGGGGAACGACCGTGAGTATCGTCCTGTTCGTGCTGCTGAGTCTGCTTCAGCTGTTTGTCTTCGTGCTGATAGCGAGGGTGGTCCTGGAGATGGTGCAGTCCTTCTCCCGGTCCTGGCGGCCCACCGGGTTCGTGCTCGTGCTCGCTGAGATCGTGTACACGATCACCGACCCGCCACTGAAGTTCCTGCGCAAGTTCATCAAGCCGATCCGGCTGGGGAGTATCGCACTCGACCTGAGTGTGCTGGTCCTCTTCTTCGGTGTGATCATCCTTCAGAGCGTTCTGAGGGGCCTGATGGTGAGCTTCGCGTAAGGGGAACAGGGACAGAAAAGACAACCCCTGATTCCGATATGTGGTCTTGGTCATGATCTGGATTGCCGTAAGGTCACGATCAGGTAGCGTCCCTACGGACAGACTCCAAGCGCGCCAAGGAGACGAACATGCCGCTGACACCCGCCGATGTGCGGAACAAGCAGTTCAGCACTACCCGGCTCCGACCCGGGTATGACGAAGAAGAGGTCGACGCCTTTCTCGACGAGGTCGAGTCTGAGCTGGACCGACTGATCCAGGAGAACGAGGAACTGCGCGGCAAGCTTGCCGAGTGCCTGCGGGGTAAGGTCCCCAACGCCGGCATGCAGGACTTCCAGCAGCCGCAGGAGCAGGCCCCCGAGGCGCCGCAGCAGATGGAGCAGATGCGCCCGGAGCCCGTCCAGGCGCAGCAGCCCATCGAGCCGCAGCCCCAGCCGCCCGCGCCGCAGCCGCAGCCGCAGATGGGCATGACCGGCGCCAACATGGCCATGGGTGGCGAGGAGAACATGGACACGGCCGCCCGTGTCCTGGCGCTCGCCCAGCAGACCGCCGACCAGGCGATCTCCGACGCCCGCCGCGAGGCGGACGAGACCCTCGGCCGCGCCCGCCACGAGTCCGAGGACATCCTCGGCAAGGCGCGCCGTCAGGCCGACCAGATCATCGGTGAGGCCCGGGCCCGTTCCGAGAACCTCGACCGTGACGCTCAGGAGCGCCACCGTCAGGTCATGGGCAGCCTGGTCCAGCAGCGCGAGGAGCTCGAGCACAAGGTCAACGTGCTGAAGGACTTCGAGCGCGAGTACCGCAGCCGCCTGAAGGACTACTTCGAGCGTCAGCTGCGTGAGCTCAACGAGGAGGGCAAGTCCGTCGAGCCCAACCCGAACACCACGGGTGGCTTCCAGACGATGGCCCCCCAGACCGGCGGAACCCCCGCGCTCCAGCAGCACGGCCCCGGCGGTAACCCGTTCGGTCAGCCCGAGCCCGCCCAGCACGGTGGTTTCCACCCGGGTGAGGCCCCGCACGAGCGTCGCTAGATCCCATCGAGCGGCAGTGCGGCTCCGAACAACTGAAAACTCCGGCTCCACACGTGTAAAGGCCCTGGTCGACCCGTGATCCTTAGCCTCCTCGCCACCGTGGCGGTGCTGGCGGCCATCGCCGTCATCGCTGCTGCCCTGGTGCTCGCCGAACCCAACCTGGTGTACATCGCCCTGGGACTCGGCGGGCTGAGCGTCCTCCTCCTGTTGGGCGCGATCATTCAGGGACGGTTCAGCGGGAGCGGAACGGACACGGAGCGGACGGAACGGACGGACGGTTTGGGGAAGTCGTCCGTCCCCGTGATGGCCGCGGCAGCGGCCGGCACGGTAGCGGCCCCGCCGTGGGAACCGGAGGAGTCTGGGCGCGTACCCGCACCGGCTGAGCAGCCGGTGCGGGAATCCGCCCCCTCGGAGCAGCGCGTAGAGCAGATCGCAGAGCACCCCGTGCCCCCGGGGCACCCCGCTCCCGTCAGTGAGCCGCGTCCGGCGGCCGCTGAGGACAGCGAAGAGGAAGCGGAGTTCGAGGTTCCCCGCTGGCAGACCCCCACGCTGGGGAACTGGCCGGAAGCGGCCGTCGAACCGGACTCCGGACCTGAAACAGCACCGGACGAGCCCGCCGAGGCTGAGGTTTCCGAGGCAGGGGCCTCCGCACCGGCCGAGGAACGGGCCGAGGAGCCGGTCGAGGCAGAGACCGCCCCCGAACCCGAGGCGGAGCCCGAAGCAGAGGCCGCCCCGGAGCCCGAGCGGGAAGAACCTCCCGCCGAGGCGTTCACCTACCGCATCCCCACCCGGACCACTCGCGAGGACCGCGAGGAGGCGTCGGTCGAGGACGCCGACCACGAGGAGCCGCCCCAGGAGGGCGAGGAGCCCGTGGCGGACGTCGAGGACGCCGAGGGCCACCAGGAGGCTCCGGTGGAGGAGAACCCCGCCGAAGAGGCTGTGGAGGCCGCTGAGACCGCCGAGGACTCCGAAGAGGACCTTGAGGCTGGGCCGGTGGCCGAGGACGTCCCGGAATCCGGGGAAGAGGCCCCCGAAGCGGAGCCCGTGGCGGAGACACAGATCCCCGAGGAGCCCGAGGACTCGGAACGCTCGGCCGACGTCACCTACGAGCAGCTCGCAGAGGAACAGCCTGCCGAGGACCCGGCTCTGGCCTACGCCGCCATCCTCGACGGCGAGGAGACTGAAGAAGCCTCGGACAAGACCCCTGAGGTCACGGAGGTTCCTGGGGCCGCGGACGAAGCCCCCGAAGCCACGGAGGCGGCCGAGGACTCCGGCTCGGAAGAGACCGACGACACCGGCAACAGCGACGAGGACGGTCAGCCGGACCGCGCCAAGGAGCCGGACTCCTCCTGCTCCAGCTAGCGGCCCCCTCACACCCGAGAACACCACGAACACCCGAGAACACCACGAAGGGCCCGCTCGAAGAACGATGCTGTTGGCGAACCCGGAGCGAAGGGGCCGGAGAAAGCGCTGGGGCCCGGAGAAGCGGAGAGGCTGATCTGGGGCGGCTGATGTGGAGGGGCTTCTCTGTGTCAGGCTCGGGCTCGGGTAGGGCGTCCGGGGTGGGGCTGTGTGCGGCCTGGGGTCTGGGGTCTGGGGTCTGGGGCCTGGGTTTCGGGTTGCGGTTCCCCCGTTTCCCGCCGCTTGATGGTTGCCGTCTGCGCTGCGCGCGTCAAGGTCGTTCGTCCTCGCTTCCAAGGCCGTTTAGTTAGCGCTCCAAGCCAGCTGTCAAGCCCGTAGCACCACCCCACCCAACACAAAGAACGGGACCTCCGATAAAAGCAGGAAATCGACCAAGATCCACCTGCCCCGGAGGCCCCGTTGCCCGACCAGTATGCCACCACCTCCCACACCCACACCCGCACCATCA
This DNA window, taken from Nocardiopsis exhalans, encodes the following:
- the ftsW gene encoding putative lipid II flippase FtsW — its product is MATTTVPGVSRSRARTATGGRERALWREWARSLDRPLTSYYLILSTGVMLIALGLVMVLSSTMVNSITETGSAFSVFQRQLVSAMIGLPLMVIASQLPLWVFRMVGYPAMILSVALLLLTAFQGTEVNGAIRWLEIGGLLIQPSEPAKIAFALWGANTLARKEELKELTEWRHLLIPLLPGCGLLVLLVLLGSDLSTTLVLLLVFLGLLWVVGAPGRLFLGMFGLVLGLAGIVIAIEPFRMTRITAFLDPGADPTGSGFQSLHGLYALGTGGIFGVGIGASREKWGFLPFAESDFIFAIIGEEFGLIGTLLVLGLFGMLGYAGLRVAYRVKDSFSRLAAFAIVTWILGQAMINIAAVIGLVPVTGIPLPLVSYGGSALIPTMIALGVLLAIARQEPQAQKALAARGPSWVQRALSWLGLENIVASVQNRNGSASSKRTTAPRAPRKSQERGSKAGAKTTAKNNSGPVPAGDRPRRNRRR
- a CDS encoding cell division protein FtsQ/DivIB, whose amino-acid sequence is MGADRDGAKAQATKKAQATTGDSTGSDPWKVAFAVLLVVSLVCVVTWVLLGSRLLVVREVAVSGLDRVSQEEVVAAVAVDTGTPLIRVDLDQGRDRAESLDLVESATVTRGWPATLRVEVVERRPLLAIRVGEDYRLVDGDGVRIEDSASRPGTHPLVRVTGEIEGNEAVRAAADIVEQAPDSLIAQIQLIDATDTDQITVELGDGSLVEWGDAHGTSGKSDVLRVLMREHPPQEGRVYDVGTPDLAIVR
- the murC gene encoding UDP-N-acetylmuramate--L-alanine ligase, which codes for MSLVKPTDPVPVDELGRTHFIGLGGAGMSGIARVLLQSGVEVSGSDARDSDTLRELEQMGAQVFVGHAAENLGKADTLVVSSAIRENNPELAEARARGIRILPRAAALGALLLGREGIAVSGTHGKTTTTSMVTVVLQHLGVDPGYVIGGKLVTTGLGADAGVGEAIAVEADESDGSFLMLSPKIAVVTNVEADHLDNYSGIDEIHANFANFVDRVERTLIVGIDDPGARTVAELARERGKKVLTYGEAADADYRITRIRPRGFTTEFTLTPAEGDPIDGTLAVPGLHNVQNAAAAVAVADELGHDLEVAVEGIADFAGAARRFELKGEGNGVGVYDSYAHHPTEIDADLRATRAALRSFAEDAKENGEEIPEGRVVALFQPHLYSRTRIFAEEFATALSLADEVVVMEIYAAREDPEPGVTGEIITSKVSHDGVRYVPGHQESVRVVAELARPGDIVLTMGAGDVTELGPLIVEELARVAEGTETS
- the murD gene encoding UDP-N-acetylmuramoyl-L-alanine--D-glutamate ligase, producing the protein MPHHHPSDTSQTPAPAGKDNPFAGARVCVAGLGVSGPPVARALLARGARVVVVDGRDDDTTRPVAAALTEAGAEVVLGDTPLPEDCDLVVTSPGWRPDSPLLARAADAGIEVIGDVELAWRIKPADQVWLAITGTNGKTTTVRMLESILRADGRDALAVGNVGTPVVDAVQPDSDGHVHDILAVELSSFQLHWSNSLRPHAATVLNVAPDHLDWHGGLDPYARAKGRVFARGTIRVVNTADAWSVRLAEEDGDPHTPVVGLRLDTPRTGELGVVEDLLVDRAFVAEPHSSAEELATLGDVRPAAPHNVANALAAAALARSVGVAPASIKAGLAAFVPEPHRIAHVASVAGVDYVDDSKATNPHAAAASLNSYASVVWIAGGLLKGAEVDDLVSGAASRLRAAVLIGADRERIREALAKHAPHVPVVEVEGPEPGAPAGHTVMDAVLARAAALAEEGDTVLLAPAAASMDMFTNYPERGRFFAEAVHRLR
- the murG gene encoding undecaprenyldiphospho-muramoylpentapeptide beta-N-acetylglucosaminyltransferase, which gives rise to MRVALAGGGTAGHIEPALSLADALRRIEPNTEILCLGTERGLETRLVPMRGYELGLIPAVPLPRRLTPQLLTVPGKLAGALSAAGEQLDKLQADVIVGFGGYVATPGYLAARRRKLPIVVHEANPLPGLANRLGARLTPHVFTGHPHTQIRNGRFIGIPLRQQITSLDRLAMGDKARAYFGLRPDLPTLLIFGGSQGAQRINETAFNAAAAFRQAGVQVLHVVGPKNADEPQDFTQDGIPYVAVPYVDRMDMAYAAADVAMCRSGAMTCAELTAVGLPGAFVPLAIGNGEQALNAQPIVQAGGGLMVDNADVSVEWIANQLIPLLTDTDRVVAMSEAAARMGRREADTELAREVLAIARGDKPTPELPLPEDGDDEAFYDDGKDTR